A portion of the Acidobacteriota bacterium genome contains these proteins:
- a CDS encoding fructosamine kinase family protein, whose protein sequence is MTPGTALPRDLQQEIETQLSADGGEISIRNAQVAGGSSFHRSWTLHLSNGREAFLKSNSAAPQGMFQREAEGLRALAAARDAQAGLEAELMLPKVLAVGEAGHPFLLLERIATGPRPAGFSARFGRALARLHKASTRDPHAAQGYGFEHDNFLGTTPQPNPWTEDWVDFWRRHRLGFQLDLARRQGLSTGELNRLGDRVLDRLGELIGEPMGETGEPPTLIHGDLWGGNYLVSADGLPVLIDPAAYYGRREAELAMTRLFGGFDADFESGYQEVWPLEPGAEERLQLYQLYHLLNHLNLFGGGYLDSCLRLLRRFA, encoded by the coding sequence ATGACTCCGGGTACCGCGCTGCCCCGGGATCTGCAGCAGGAGATCGAGACGCAGCTGAGCGCCGACGGCGGCGAGATCTCGATCCGCAATGCCCAAGTCGCCGGCGGCAGCAGCTTTCACCGCAGCTGGACCCTCCACCTCTCCAACGGCCGCGAGGCCTTCCTGAAGAGCAACTCCGCGGCTCCCCAAGGCATGTTCCAGCGGGAAGCGGAAGGCCTCCGCGCCCTGGCCGCCGCCCGTGACGCACAAGCTGGTCTCGAGGCCGAGCTGATGCTGCCGAAGGTGCTGGCGGTGGGCGAGGCCGGCCACCCGTTCTTGCTCCTGGAACGCATCGCTACCGGTCCTCGCCCGGCAGGCTTCTCGGCGCGTTTCGGCCGCGCCCTGGCCCGACTGCACAAAGCGAGTACCCGAGATCCCCACGCCGCCCAAGGCTATGGCTTCGAACACGACAATTTTCTCGGCACCACGCCCCAGCCCAACCCGTGGACCGAGGATTGGGTGGACTTCTGGCGCCGCCACCGGCTGGGGTTCCAGCTCGATCTGGCGCGGCGCCAGGGCCTCTCAACCGGGGAGCTGAATCGTCTGGGGGATCGGGTCCTGGACCGGCTGGGGGAGCTCATCGGCGAGCCCATGGGCGAGACTGGAGAGCCGCCGACGCTGATCCACGGGGACCTCTGGGGCGGTAACTACTTGGTCTCCGCCGACGGCCTGCCGGTGCTCATCGACCCGGCGGCGTACTATGGGCGCCGGGAGGCGGAGCTGGCCATGACGAGGCTCTTCGGCGGCTTCGACGCCGACTTCGAGAGCGGTTATCAGGAGGTCTGGCCCCTGGAGCCGGGGGCCGAGGAGCGCCTTCAACTCTACCAGCTCTACCACCTGCTCAACCACCTCAATCTCTTCGGCGGCGGCTACCTCGACTCCTGCCTGCGCCTGCTGCGGCGTTTCGCCTGA
- a CDS encoding low molecular weight protein-tyrosine-phosphatase — translation MRQSAVIMFPNAQNPSSENESPALSLPRPNVLFVCMGNICRSPAAEGVFRSLLAEQGLDDRIGVDSAGTIGAHAGEPADARMRAAARQRGYELTSRARRVLEGDLDAFDLIIAMDRENFHDLQALHPDPRGRLRLFADYLPETAPRDVPDPYYGGTRGFEEVLDLLETGCPAVLEELGKVLDESSRPAP, via the coding sequence GTGAGACAATCCGCCGTCATCATGTTTCCCAACGCCCAAAATCCGAGCTCCGAAAACGAGAGCCCTGCGCTCTCCCTCCCCCGCCCCAACGTCCTCTTCGTATGCATGGGGAATATCTGCCGCTCCCCCGCCGCCGAGGGCGTGTTCCGCTCGCTGCTGGCGGAGCAGGGATTGGACGACCGCATCGGCGTCGACTCCGCCGGCACCATCGGCGCCCACGCCGGGGAGCCGGCGGACGCCCGTATGCGCGCCGCCGCCCGCCAGCGAGGCTATGAGCTGACCAGCCGCGCCCGGCGGGTGCTGGAAGGAGATCTCGACGCCTTCGACCTGATCATCGCCATGGATCGGGAGAATTTCCACGACCTCCAGGCCCTGCACCCCGACCCCCGGGGGCGCCTCCGGCTCTTCGCCGACTACCTCCCGGAGACCGCTCCCCGGGACGTCCCGGATCCGTACTACGGCGGCACCCGCGGATTCGAGGAGGTGCTGGACTTGCTGGAGACCGGCTGCCCGGCGGTGCTCGAAGAGCTCGGGAAGGTACTCGACGAGTCGTCTCGCCCCGCGCCATGA
- a CDS encoding metalloregulator ArsR/SmtB family transcription factor, translated as MSKTFKALSDETRRRILELLEENQSAVGGIVENFNLSQPTISRHLSILRDANLVIDERQGQSVIYRLNHAELAAAMRRFFQQFRSCEEMLRDVPGGSASTPTVAGESDSGMTS; from the coding sequence ATGAGCAAGACGTTCAAAGCCCTTTCGGACGAAACGCGACGGCGAATCCTGGAGCTCCTGGAAGAGAATCAGAGTGCGGTTGGAGGGATCGTAGAGAACTTCAACCTATCTCAACCTACAATTTCGAGGCATCTATCCATCCTTCGAGACGCAAATCTCGTGATTGATGAGCGTCAAGGACAGTCGGTGATCTACCGCCTCAACCACGCTGAGCTGGCTGCCGCCATGCGCCGGTTCTTCCAGCAGTTCCGCTCCTGCGAGGAGATGCTGCGGGATGTCCCCGGCGGCAGCGCATCCACCCCGACGGTGGCCGGCGAGAGCGACTCCGGCATGACCAGCTGA